From Hordeum vulgare subsp. vulgare unplaced genomic scaffold, MorexV3_pseudomolecules_assembly, whole genome shotgun sequence, the proteins below share one genomic window:
- the LOC123422468 gene encoding NAD(P)H-quinone oxidoreductase subunit 2 A, chloroplastic, protein MIWHVQNENFILDSTRIFMKAFHLLLFNGSFIFPECILIFGLILLLMIDSTSDQKDRPWFYFISSTSLVISITALLFRWREEPIISFSGNFQTNNFNEIFQFLILLCSTLCIPLSVEYIECTEMAITEFLLFVLTATLGGMFLCGANDLITIFVAPECFSLCSYLLSGYTKRDLRSNEATMKYLLMGGASSSILVHGFSWLYGSSGGEIELQEIVNGLINTQMYNSPGISIALISITVGLGFKLSPAPFHQWTPDVYEGSPTPVVAFLSVTSKVAASASATRILDIPFYFSSNEWHLLLEILAILSMILGNLLAITQTSMKRMLAYSSIGQIGYVIIGIIVGDSNDGYASMITYMLFYISMNLGTFACIVLFGLRTGTDNIRDYAGLYMKDPFLALSLALCLLSLGGLPPLAGFFGKLYLFWCGWQAGLYFLVSIGLLTSVLSIYYYLKIIKLLMTGRNQEITPYVRNYRRSPLRSNNSIELSMTVCVIASTIPGISMNPILAIAQDTLF, encoded by the exons ATGATCTGGCATGTACAGAATGAAAACTTCATTCTCGATTCTACGAGAATTTTTATGAAAGCGTTTCATTTGCTTCTCTTCAATGGAAGTTTCATTTTCCCAGAATGTATCCTAATTTTTGGCCTAATTCTTCTTCTGATGATCGATTCAACCTCTGATCAAAAAGATAGACCTTGGTTCTATTTCATCTCTTCAACAAGTTTAGTAATAAGCATAACGGCCCTATTGTTCCGATGGAGAGAAGAACCTATAATTAGCTTTTCGGGAAATTTCCAAACGAACAATTTCAACGAAATCTTTCAATTTCTCATTTTATTATGTTCAACTTTATGTATTCCTCTATCCgtagagtacattgaatgtacagaAATGGCTATAACAGAGTTTCTGTTATTCGTATTAACAGCTACTCTAGGGGGAATGTTTTTATGTGGTGCTAACGATTTAATAACTATCTTTGTAGCTCCAGAATGTTTCAGTTTATGTTCCTACCTATTGTCTGGATATACCAAGAGAGATCTACGGTCTAATGAGGCTACTATGAAATATTTACTCATGGGTGGGGCAAGCTCTTCTATTCTGGTTCATGGTTTCTCTTGGCTATATGGTTCATCTGGGGGGGAGATCGAGCTTCAAGAAATTGTGAACGGTCTTATCAATACACAAATGTATAACTCCCCAGGAATTTCAATTGCGCTTATATCCATCACTGTAGGACTTGGGTTCAAGCTTTCCCCAGCCCCTTTTCATCAATGGACTCCTGACGTCTACGAAGGA TCCCCCACTCCAGTCGTTGCTTTTCTTTCTGTTACTTCGAAagtagctgcttcagcttcagccacgcgaattctcgatattcctttttatttctcatcaaacgaatggcatcttcttctggaaatcctagctattcttagcatgattttgGGGAATCTCCTTGCTATTACTCAAACAAGCATGAAACGTATGCTTGCATATTCGTCCATAGGGCAAATCGGATATGTAATTATTGGAATAATTGTTGGAGACTCAAATGATGGATATGCAAGCATGATAACTTATATGCTGTTCTATATCTCCATGAATCTAGGAACTTTTGCTTGCATTGTATTATTTGGTCTACGTACCGGAACTGATAACATTCGAGATTATGCAGGATTATACATGAAAGATCCTTTTTTGGCTCTCTCTTTAGCCCTATGTCTCTTATCCCTAGGAGGCCTTCCTCCACTAGCAGGTTTCTTCGGAAAACTCTATCTATTCTGGTGTGGATGGCAAGCAGGCCTATATTTCTTGGTTTCAATAGGACTCCTTACGAGCGTTCTTTCTATCTACTATTATCTAAAAATAATCAAGTTATTAATGACTGGACGAAACCAAGAAATAACCCCTTATGTGCGAAATTATAGAAGATCCCCTTTAAGATCAAACAATTCCATCGAATTGAGTATGACTGTATGTGTGATAGCATCTACTATACCAGGAATATCAATGAACCCCATTCTTGCAATTGCTCAGGATACCCTCTTTTAG